A window from Hymenobacter volaticus encodes these proteins:
- a CDS encoding alpha-E domain-containing protein: MLSRVADTIYWLGRYMERTQSMLQVVRISYITSQDEQRYLGWKPLLNNYGDLTREEINETVRDTAQIIGHLVFDKSNAVSAYNNIMHGRENARAVQDHITKEVWQSLNEYYHTIRQEEVARHATVEDPVSGLDILLRQGLLFSGTVQHTMPRDEGYVFLNMGKYLERAIQTTDIIRLNQHAFSQSEQHPMGAPELRYVLYALYGHELYSKTYKGILDAESVLHMIVYNQDFPHSLSYSLRQLMRGCERLKDKSLPASYEQLRFLVGKVKNSVTYSGLQAGNEALLDQFLLQTRNELLEVTAALNKYYFGNS; encoded by the coding sequence GGGCCGCTACATGGAACGCACACAGTCCATGCTGCAAGTGGTTCGCATCAGCTACATCACTTCGCAAGACGAGCAACGGTACCTAGGCTGGAAGCCGCTGCTAAACAACTACGGCGACCTTACCCGCGAGGAAATCAACGAAACTGTGCGCGACACCGCCCAAATTATTGGGCATTTGGTGTTCGACAAGTCAAACGCCGTATCGGCGTACAACAACATCATGCACGGCCGCGAAAATGCCCGGGCCGTGCAAGATCACATCACCAAAGAGGTGTGGCAGAGCCTCAACGAGTACTACCATACCATTCGGCAGGAAGAGGTAGCCCGCCACGCCACCGTAGAGGACCCTGTGTCGGGCCTGGACATATTGCTTCGGCAGGGCCTGCTGTTTTCCGGGACCGTGCAGCACACGATGCCGCGCGATGAAGGCTACGTGTTCCTAAACATGGGCAAGTACCTGGAACGCGCCATTCAGACAACCGACATTATCCGGCTCAACCAGCACGCGTTTTCGCAATCCGAGCAGCACCCCATGGGGGCGCCAGAACTGCGCTACGTGCTCTATGCCCTCTACGGCCACGAGTTGTATTCGAAAACCTACAAGGGCATTCTGGACGCGGAATCGGTGCTGCACATGATAGTGTACAACCAGGATTTCCCGCATTCGTTGTCGTATAGCCTTCGCCAACTGATGCGCGGCTGTGAGCGGCTGAAAGACAAAAGTTTGCCGGCTAGCTACGAGCAATTGCGCTTCTTGGTGGGCAAAGTCAAGAACAGCGTAACGTACAGCGGCTTGCAAGCTGGCAACGAGGCGTTGCTCGACCAGTTTCTGCTGCAAACCCGCAACGAGCTGCTGGAAGTCACCGCTGCTCTGAACAAGTACTATTTCGGCAACAGCTAA
- a CDS encoding transglutaminase family protein: MPFYKIKHITRYAYAAPVIDCANQLMIYPLEDDRLTVKSHDVSITYNPDVAFFTDYFGNQVGVFTVISPHSELVIDSNLEVVTTPIQFPMDEASADDQWRNLASLRHDVAYMDFLTPEASALHGEIEDALRSIVDGNDKPLKNALVLSEYVYDNFDYQKGVTNVETPTDEIWRLRAGVCQDFAHMLLFMLRQIGIPARYVSGYVCPKEEGVRGAGATHAWVEAYIPFYGWLGLDPTNNCIVNDGHVRMAIGRNFSDCTPIKGTYKGTGAHTLTVSVHIENGEPIKQAQPAELEEPVYVQEVKEPIVPINSYRKYVTWEQQQQQQQQ; this comes from the coding sequence ATGCCTTTCTACAAAATCAAGCACATAACCCGCTACGCCTACGCCGCCCCGGTTATTGACTGTGCCAATCAGCTGATGATTTATCCGCTGGAAGACGACCGGCTGACGGTGAAAAGCCACGATGTTTCCATCACGTACAATCCCGACGTGGCGTTTTTTACTGACTATTTCGGCAACCAAGTGGGCGTATTCACGGTGATTAGTCCACACTCAGAACTGGTTATTGACTCCAACCTCGAGGTGGTAACCACGCCCATCCAGTTCCCCATGGACGAGGCGTCGGCCGACGATCAATGGCGCAACCTGGCCAGCTTGCGGCACGACGTGGCCTACATGGATTTCCTGACCCCGGAGGCGTCGGCGCTACACGGGGAAATAGAGGATGCCCTCCGCAGCATTGTCGATGGTAATGACAAGCCGCTAAAGAATGCGCTGGTGTTGTCGGAATACGTGTATGATAATTTCGACTACCAGAAGGGCGTAACCAACGTGGAAACGCCGACCGACGAAATCTGGCGGCTGCGTGCGGGTGTTTGCCAAGATTTTGCCCACATGCTGCTGTTCATGCTCCGGCAAATCGGGATTCCGGCGCGTTACGTGAGCGGCTACGTGTGCCCGAAAGAAGAGGGCGTCCGTGGGGCAGGTGCCACCCACGCCTGGGTGGAAGCCTACATACCATTCTACGGCTGGCTCGGCCTGGACCCCACCAACAACTGCATCGTCAACGACGGGCACGTACGCATGGCCATCGGGCGCAATTTTTCGGACTGCACACCCATCAAAGGCACCTACAAAGGCACCGGCGCGCATACACTCACGGTATCGGTGCACATCGAAAATGGCGAGCCCATCAAGCAAGCGCAACCTGCTGAGTTGGAGGAACCCGTGTACGTGCAGGAAGTGAAAGAGCCGATTGTGCCCATCAACTCCTACCGCAAGTACGTGACCTGGGAACAGCAGCAACAGCAGCAACAACAGTAG
- a CDS encoding murein L,D-transpeptidase catalytic domain family protein has protein sequence MERTSVVYRQRFKRRARRVARRVLPFMASLFMATPLASPVINSKVRAASTEAKLPSVKELQAAFYNQRTHSLYQELGLEGQGLRFEVFEKALTGYLNLQSEGRLSNDKQLLTVVDFGLPSTAKRLWVIDLAQKQVKFNTLVAHGHNSGENEATAFSNKNESNMSSLGFYVTQDEYVGKHGRSLKLDGVDEGFNTNALERSVVMHGADYVSEDFIKQNGRLGRSLGCPAVPMDQKDEIIEAVNGGTCLFLNGPDESYSSKYLNQDIAINTLLANNG, from the coding sequence ATGGAAAGAACTAGTGTAGTATATCGCCAGCGTTTTAAGCGTCGCGCCCGTCGGGTAGCGCGCCGGGTGTTGCCTTTTATGGCGTCGCTGTTTATGGCTACGCCTTTGGCCAGCCCTGTTATCAATTCCAAAGTGCGTGCTGCTAGCACAGAAGCTAAGCTGCCTTCAGTTAAGGAGTTGCAAGCTGCTTTCTACAACCAGCGGACACACAGCTTATATCAAGAACTTGGGCTTGAAGGCCAGGGTTTGCGCTTCGAGGTGTTCGAGAAAGCTCTTACGGGTTATCTCAACTTGCAAAGCGAAGGACGCCTGTCCAACGACAAGCAGTTGCTTACAGTAGTTGACTTTGGTTTGCCTAGCACGGCCAAGCGCTTGTGGGTAATTGATTTGGCGCAGAAGCAAGTGAAGTTCAACACGCTAGTTGCGCACGGCCATAATTCAGGCGAAAACGAAGCTACTGCGTTTTCAAATAAGAACGAGTCGAATATGAGTAGTCTTGGTTTCTATGTGACCCAAGACGAGTATGTGGGCAAGCACGGCCGCTCCCTCAAGCTCGATGGCGTAGATGAAGGCTTTAACACTAATGCTCTCGAACGCTCGGTGGTAATGCACGGTGCCGACTACGTGAGCGAAGACTTCATCAAGCAAAACGGTCGTCTCGGTCGTAGCCTCGGCTGCCCCGCAGTGCCTATGGATCAGAAAGATGAGATAATCGAAGCCGTAAATGGTGGTACGTGTCTGTTCTTAAATGGTCCCGACGAAAGCTACTCTTCGAAGTACTTGAACCAAGACATTGCCATTAATACACTACTTGCCAACAATGGCTAG
- a CDS encoding murein L,D-transpeptidase catalytic domain family protein has product MFQRFPFSSIGLALAIASASGCQLAEGNPQIAGALTQSVAEAPPDTLAAAATVSDSLRLTPVLPLPALSDSLRQAVQALHAALGPDAAGLRPEVLERACVGYLALRHAGRIKHPSVLAVADMDLPSSEQRLWVLDLAAGHVLHRSHVAHGRGSGHLRAYRFSNTKHSACTSLGFYRTEDTYGGKHGLSRRLHGLDAGQNSNAEARYVVLHAADYVSAAYLQGHGQAGYSRGCPALPPDQYRAIIKSLPQGSCLMLSGPGMESKWLNGAVAAQQLAAHGWH; this is encoded by the coding sequence ATGTTCCAGCGCTTCCCATTTTCGAGTATTGGTCTTGCACTAGCTATTGCAAGTGCGAGTGGCTGCCAACTAGCCGAGGGAAACCCGCAAATAGCAGGTGCGCTTACCCAATCGGTAGCCGAAGCGCCGCCAGATACATTGGCTGCCGCGGCAACTGTGTCGGATTCATTGCGGCTAACGCCTGTTCTGCCCTTGCCGGCTTTGTCTGACTCGTTGCGCCAGGCTGTACAGGCGTTGCATGCGGCATTGGGACCGGATGCCGCCGGCCTTCGGCCCGAGGTGCTAGAGCGCGCTTGCGTAGGCTACCTAGCGCTACGCCATGCGGGCCGCATCAAGCACCCTAGCGTGCTGGCTGTAGCCGATATGGATTTGCCTTCTTCTGAGCAACGCCTGTGGGTGCTCGACCTGGCGGCCGGCCATGTGCTGCACCGTAGCCACGTGGCGCACGGTCGTGGGTCCGGACATTTGCGCGCCTACCGCTTTTCCAACACCAAGCATTCTGCTTGCACTTCGCTAGGGTTTTACCGCACCGAGGATACTTACGGTGGCAAGCATGGCTTGTCGCGCCGCTTGCACGGCCTCGATGCCGGGCAGAATTCTAACGCTGAAGCACGCTATGTGGTGCTGCACGCTGCTGACTACGTGAGTGCCGCGTATTTGCAGGGGCATGGGCAAGCGGGTTACAGCCGCGGGTGCCCGGCATTGCCGCCCGATCAGTATCGCGCCATCATCAAAAGCCTGCCCCAAGGGTCTTGCCTGATGCTCAGTGGCCCCGGCATGGAATCGAAGTGGTTGAACGGTGCGGTAGCTGCGCAACAGCTGGCAGCGCACGGGTGGCACTGA
- the hscA gene encoding Fe-S protein assembly chaperone HscA, which produces MAKVAINLSTGSIQQEEIIVGIDLGTTNSLVAYIHPDTRQPLAINDQGRGTIVPSVVHFPAGGETPIVGTDAKDYLLTDPQNTIYSVKRLLGKSYKDLGGHASDLGYKVIDDNSEGLVKIRVGEKFYSPIELSAEILKELRARAEHALKTPVNKAVITVPAYFNDSQRQATRDAGRLAGLEVLRIVNEPTAAALAYGIGLSPDEEKTVAVYDLGGGTFDVSILRIQQGIFEVLSTNGDTYLGGDDLDRAIINHWTTQYQLASVLEQNVPLQQELRLLAEAAKKYLSQHDDFGANFNDLVLRITKPEFNNLVRPLVERTIVSCRQALADAKLTPKDLDAVLLVGGSTRVPLVYDSVSEFFQQPANNSLNPDEVVALGAAIQADILGGNRRDVLLLDVTPLTLGIETLGGLMDPIIARNSKIPTKAGRQYTTSVDGQVNLKISVYQGERDLVSENRKLAEFDLRGIPAMPAGLPKVDVNFILNADGILKVEAIELRSGTSQAVEIKPQYGLTDDQVEKMLMDSLTFAREDVAARMVIEARTVAEQMLYQVERFVEKNHLHLTEDEITLTAAATQNLREALETKEKDTILKAVDELEALTSPYAERVMNISIKQAMTGKKI; this is translated from the coding sequence ATGGCCAAAGTTGCAATCAACCTCTCCACCGGAAGTATACAGCAGGAAGAAATCATTGTCGGCATCGATTTGGGCACTACCAACTCGCTGGTAGCCTACATCCACCCCGATACTCGGCAGCCACTGGCTATCAACGACCAGGGCCGCGGTACCATAGTCCCGTCAGTGGTGCACTTTCCGGCCGGCGGTGAAACTCCTATCGTCGGCACCGACGCCAAGGACTACCTTCTCACCGACCCGCAGAACACGATTTACTCGGTGAAGCGCCTCTTGGGTAAGAGTTACAAAGACCTTGGCGGCCACGCCTCCGACCTTGGCTACAAGGTAATTGACGACAATTCGGAAGGATTGGTAAAAATCCGCGTCGGCGAAAAGTTCTACTCCCCTATCGAGCTTTCCGCGGAAATCTTGAAAGAGTTGCGTGCCCGTGCCGAGCACGCCCTCAAGACGCCCGTCAACAAAGCTGTTATCACGGTGCCAGCTTACTTCAACGACTCGCAGCGCCAAGCCACCCGCGACGCGGGTCGATTGGCTGGGCTAGAAGTTCTGCGCATTGTGAACGAGCCTACCGCTGCCGCGCTAGCCTACGGCATCGGCCTCTCGCCCGACGAAGAGAAAACCGTCGCCGTATATGACCTCGGCGGGGGCACCTTCGACGTGAGCATCCTGCGCATTCAGCAAGGCATCTTTGAAGTGCTGAGCACCAACGGTGACACTTATCTCGGCGGCGACGACCTCGACCGCGCCATTATCAACCACTGGACTACGCAATACCAGTTGGCCTCCGTCCTAGAGCAGAATGTGCCGCTGCAACAAGAGTTGCGGCTACTAGCCGAAGCCGCCAAGAAATACCTGAGCCAGCACGACGACTTCGGCGCCAACTTCAACGACTTGGTGCTGCGCATTACCAAACCAGAATTCAACAACTTGGTGCGGCCGCTTGTAGAGCGGACCATCGTTTCGTGTCGGCAAGCCTTAGCGGATGCCAAGCTCACCCCGAAAGACCTAGACGCCGTGCTGCTGGTCGGCGGCTCCACTCGCGTGCCGCTCGTGTACGATTCGGTGTCGGAGTTCTTCCAACAGCCAGCCAACAATTCGCTGAACCCCGATGAGGTAGTAGCCCTCGGGGCCGCCATTCAAGCCGACATCCTGGGTGGTAACCGCCGCGACGTGCTCCTGCTCGATGTAACACCTCTTACGCTAGGCATCGAAACCCTGGGCGGTTTGATGGACCCTATCATCGCGCGCAACTCGAAAATCCCGACCAAAGCGGGCCGGCAGTACACTACGAGCGTGGATGGGCAAGTGAACCTGAAAATTTCGGTGTACCAAGGCGAGCGGGATTTGGTAAGTGAAAACCGCAAGCTGGCCGAGTTCGATTTGCGCGGCATTCCGGCCATGCCCGCCGGTCTGCCCAAAGTAGATGTAAACTTCATTCTGAACGCCGACGGCATTCTGAAGGTAGAAGCCATCGAGCTACGCTCCGGTACCAGTCAGGCCGTTGAAATCAAGCCGCAATACGGCCTCACCGACGACCAAGTGGAAAAGATGCTCATGGACTCGCTCACCTTCGCCCGCGAAGACGTAGCCGCTCGCATGGTGATTGAAGCGCGCACAGTGGCCGAGCAGATGCTGTATCAAGTGGAGCGGTTCGTGGAGAAGAACCATCTACACCTGACTGAGGACGAAATAACACTCACGGCGGCCGCCACCCAGAACCTGCGCGAGGCTCTCGAAACGAAAGAGAAGGACACCATCCTGAAAGCTGTCGACGAGTTGGAGGCGCTCACTAGCCCTTATGCAGAGCGGGTGATGAACATCTCAATCAAGCAAGCTATGACCGGCAAGAAGATCTAA
- a CDS encoding anhydro-N-acetylmuramic acid kinase, which yields MNTHLARLYYIAQQPSRRIIGLMSGTSLDGLDVALCNVRGHGSGTQLTLEQFTTVAYDEDVRYRIRQVFAGNQVSLEYLTLLNPWLGILHADMVLACLRNWQIDPAAIDLIASHGQTVYHAPYHQHQRADFSLNATLQLGDGDHIAVRTGIITVSDFRQKHLAAGGEGAPLAAYGDYLLLSSPNEERLLLNLGGIANFTYLPRTGEDASTAFSTDTGPGNTLLDATVRAHRPGLAYDEDGRLAAAGQVHQELLKTLLDHPFFAAPLPKTTGPSYSGRHTCRKHRGKTALQN from the coding sequence ATGAATACGCACCTCGCTCGCCTTTACTATATTGCTCAGCAGCCTAGTCGGCGCATTATCGGGTTGATGTCAGGGACTTCGCTAGATGGGCTGGATGTGGCACTGTGCAATGTGCGAGGGCACGGGTCCGGTACTCAGTTGACGCTAGAGCAATTTACCACGGTGGCGTACGATGAGGATGTGCGCTACCGAATCCGGCAGGTGTTTGCTGGCAACCAAGTCAGCTTGGAATATTTGACCTTACTGAACCCATGGCTAGGGATACTTCATGCCGATATGGTGCTAGCGTGCCTGCGCAACTGGCAAATTGACCCTGCCGCCATCGACTTGATAGCTAGCCATGGGCAAACTGTTTACCATGCGCCCTATCATCAGCACCAACGCGCCGATTTTTCGCTTAATGCTACGCTGCAACTCGGAGATGGCGACCATATAGCCGTACGCACCGGCATTATCACCGTGAGCGACTTCCGACAAAAGCACCTTGCCGCCGGTGGTGAAGGCGCTCCACTAGCTGCTTACGGTGATTATCTGCTGCTCAGTAGTCCTAATGAGGAACGGCTATTGCTCAACCTCGGTGGTATTGCCAACTTCACTTATCTGCCCCGCACCGGTGAGGATGCCAGCACGGCTTTCAGCACCGATACCGGCCCCGGCAACACTTTGCTCGATGCCACTGTACGCGCCCACCGTCCTGGCTTAGCCTATGACGAAGATGGCCGCTTGGCCGCTGCTGGTCAGGTGCACCAGGAACTGCTGAAAACTTTACTTGATCATCCTTTCTTTGCTGCTCCCCTACCCAAAACCACAGGCCCGAGTTATTCGGGCCGGCATACTTGCAGGAAGCACAGAGGCAAAACGGCACTTCAGAATTGA
- a CDS encoding anhydro-N-acetylmuramic acid kinase: MRLEDLLATLTELSAIGVARATIQAFGSEPTLAVYASGGGAHNPALQSALRRHLPGCRFSTTQDLGILPDAKEAILFAVLANEAVVGQPISIGTGRQRVPAVTMGKISWPS, translated from the coding sequence TTGAGATTAGAAGATCTACTCGCTACCCTCACCGAACTAAGTGCTATCGGCGTAGCGCGAGCCACAATTCAGGCCTTTGGTAGCGAGCCGACTCTGGCGGTATATGCTAGTGGCGGCGGAGCGCACAATCCCGCTCTGCAATCGGCTCTTAGGCGGCACCTGCCAGGTTGCCGCTTCAGTACAACCCAAGATCTCGGCATCTTGCCTGATGCGAAGGAAGCCATCTTGTTTGCCGTACTGGCTAATGAAGCTGTCGTTGGGCAGCCCATTTCCATCGGAACCGGGCGACAACGGGTACCTGCCGTGACAATGGGCAAGATTTCCTGGCCTAGTTAA
- a CDS encoding CARDB domain-containing protein, whose amino-acid sequence MFAADYQNVVAESNETNNVAAVSITVSAPSVDLLVQEAQLSQSSVLSGAFISASAYIFNQGNTTANTSNAGVYLSTDATLSSNDQLLVANAVSQLTTNQGTTIYPQFTLPNTITAGTYYVLFAADHLNAVTETNEANNVRSVVLTVMSPTVDLLVQQPYLNNSSAVPGSSVVTNSYVYNQGNSSAASSSVGYYLSADNTLSSNDILVGSTFGSTLTGNSSNYRSGSITIPASTAIGTYYVFFVVDYQNLVIETNENNNATSTTLNIVAPGVDLVLTQPSLSPTSAGAGIPFNAFVTINNQGNSATQSSNVGYYLSTDNVLSASDVLLGAANGNYLAANDYSSRTANLFIPTGTTPGNYYILFVADHTALVSETNENNNLVALSFTVTAPFNGVMVPYSGTATITTCNTTVYDHGGTGAYNNGASGSLVINPGTAGSKIQLVFNSFVVETCCDRLTIYDGPDTSSPIIGTYVTNPGVITATNSSGVLTLQFTTDFSVVYSGFEATVSCIVPAALPDLVPVISASNPNSATAGSSLTLFASIRNQGSVTATSSALGYYFSTNTTLDASDTPLGSVTGGALSSGQSATRNGQVTIPSSIATGYYYLLYAADPQNNVTEISETNNVTFTSLFVTAPILPDLTISQATLSSSAVMPGGIITANCTLNNQGNTTAPQSATGYYLSTDAVLSTNDTFLGNSQAGFLGSNGSQPMSTSFIVPANTASGIYYVLIAADHINDIAESNETNNVLARSLTVGIVQGTRDEQLAGLTLSVFPNPATIGKSLTVQLAGAGNGKTANLSLYDALGRQISQQQLTLDGRMAPAEFDTHTLSSGIYVLRLTGAGLNATRRIVIE is encoded by the coding sequence TTGTTCGCAGCGGATTATCAAAATGTAGTGGCTGAGAGTAATGAGACTAACAACGTAGCGGCGGTATCCATTACCGTGTCGGCGCCGAGCGTTGATTTGTTGGTGCAGGAGGCACAGCTAAGTCAGAGCTCTGTTTTGTCAGGGGCATTTATCAGCGCTAGCGCCTACATCTTCAACCAAGGCAACACAACGGCTAACACGAGCAACGCGGGCGTTTATCTTTCCACTGACGCCACGTTGAGTTCCAATGATCAATTGCTGGTGGCTAATGCCGTATCGCAGCTGACGACAAACCAAGGGACTACTATCTACCCGCAGTTTACCCTGCCCAACACGATTACAGCAGGTACCTACTACGTGCTGTTTGCGGCTGACCACTTGAACGCAGTTACGGAAACAAACGAGGCTAATAACGTCCGCAGTGTGGTTCTTACTGTAATGTCGCCCACTGTGGATCTACTAGTCCAACAACCTTATCTGAACAATAGCTCTGCAGTGCCAGGCAGCAGTGTTGTTACAAATAGCTACGTCTATAACCAGGGCAATAGCAGTGCTGCTTCGTCTAGCGTGGGATATTACCTATCTGCTGATAATACGTTAAGTTCTAATGATATATTGGTGGGTAGCACATTTGGTAGTACTCTTACAGGCAACAGCTCCAATTATCGTTCAGGAAGTATCACCATTCCTGCGAGTACGGCTATTGGTACCTATTATGTGTTCTTTGTGGTTGACTACCAGAACTTGGTAATTGAAACCAACGAAAATAACAACGCTACGAGCACTACGCTCAACATTGTAGCTCCTGGTGTGGATCTGGTTTTAACGCAGCCAAGCCTGTCGCCAACTTCAGCCGGGGCCGGTATTCCCTTCAATGCCTTCGTTACTATCAACAATCAAGGGAACTCAGCCACTCAGAGTAGCAATGTGGGGTATTATCTTTCCACTGATAATGTGCTAAGCGCTAGTGATGTCCTGTTAGGTGCTGCAAACGGAAACTATCTGGCGGCCAATGACTATAGCAGCCGCACGGCCAATCTTTTCATTCCGACTGGCACAACACCCGGCAACTATTACATACTGTTTGTAGCCGATCATACAGCCTTGGTGAGCGAAACCAACGAGAATAATAACCTCGTGGCGCTGTCTTTTACTGTGACGGCACCCTTCAATGGGGTAATGGTGCCCTATTCAGGAACAGCCACAATTACTACGTGCAACACGACGGTATATGACCATGGCGGAACCGGAGCTTACAATAATGGCGCCTCTGGTAGTCTCGTAATCAATCCTGGTACGGCGGGCAGCAAGATTCAACTTGTATTCAATTCGTTTGTCGTAGAGACTTGCTGTGACCGTCTCACTATTTATGATGGCCCGGATACTTCGTCACCGATAATAGGTACTTACGTCACGAATCCCGGCGTTATCACGGCAACCAACAGTAGTGGTGTACTTACACTACAATTCACTACTGATTTCAGTGTAGTATATAGCGGATTTGAAGCAACAGTGTCATGCATTGTGCCAGCCGCACTGCCCGATCTTGTGCCCGTGATTTCCGCAAGCAACCCGAATTCCGCAACGGCCGGTAGTAGCCTAACGCTTTTCGCTTCAATTAGGAACCAGGGAAGCGTAACGGCTACTAGCAGTGCGTTAGGTTATTACTTTTCAACCAACACGACCTTAGATGCCTCCGACACACCGTTAGGTAGCGTAACGGGCGGTGCGTTATCATCTGGCCAGTCGGCTACGCGTAACGGACAAGTAACTATTCCAAGCTCAATAGCCACAGGCTACTATTATTTGTTGTACGCCGCTGACCCGCAGAATAACGTGACGGAAATCAGTGAAACCAACAACGTCACGTTCACCAGCCTATTCGTTACGGCGCCGATACTCCCCGATTTGACGATTAGTCAAGCAACGCTCTCTAGCAGCGCGGTGATGCCTGGCGGTATTATTACGGCTAACTGCACGCTGAACAACCAAGGCAACACCACAGCTCCGCAGAGCGCTACGGGCTATTATCTCTCAACGGATGCGGTACTCAGCACCAATGACACTTTCCTTGGCAACTCTCAGGCTGGATTTCTAGGGTCGAACGGCTCGCAGCCAATGAGTACCTCGTTTATTGTTCCGGCCAATACTGCGTCTGGTATCTATTACGTGCTAATTGCGGCCGACCACATAAACGATATTGCGGAAAGCAACGAAACCAACAACGTGCTGGCTCGCTCATTGACGGTGGGTATTGTGCAAGGCACGCGTGATGAGCAGTTAGCGGGCTTGACATTAAGTGTATTCCCAAATCCTGCAACAATTGGCAAGAGCCTCACAGTGCAGTTAGCAGGTGCTGGCAACGGAAAAACAGCCAATTTGAGCCTTTATGACGCGCTTGGCCGGCAGATAAGTCAGCAACAGCTAACCCTTGATGGCCGAATGGCCCCAGCTGAATTCGATACGCATACACTGAGCTCCGGTATATATGTTCTGCGCCTAACAGGTGCAGGTCTCAATGCCACTCGTCGTATTGTGATTGAATAA
- a CDS encoding CUB domain-containing protein, with translation MSQTYQLPIAGSAAFTTCGGTLYDDGGANGNYSASANGTVTLTPATAGNKIRLEFTSFHVETNYDRLYIYDGSDTAAPLIGVYDSQSPGMVYATTSAGTLTLRFTSDNVYQDNGFAATIACVTSIPQADLAIQGASAQPLAIVPGNSLSVNCTVYNLSGTNAQTSSVGYYLSSDATLSANDILLDKSAGGLLGGNQSSYRSATLSVPPATLPGSYYLLFAADYLGLVNESNENNNVASISVNVVPPSTDLVVQQTNVNTPNTAPGNSLSLSCTIANQGNAPANFSSVGYYISTDIALDANDQLLTSSFGGQLTPSYNQYRSATTNVPPDLHPAIITSCSQRIIKM, from the coding sequence ATGTCTCAGACGTATCAATTACCTATTGCAGGTTCAGCTGCTTTTACAACTTGTGGGGGAACACTCTACGATGATGGTGGGGCCAATGGTAATTACTCTGCCAGCGCTAATGGTACGGTAACATTAACCCCTGCTACAGCCGGCAACAAAATCCGGCTTGAGTTCACCTCATTTCACGTAGAAACGAACTATGACCGACTTTACATTTATGATGGTTCCGATACAGCGGCTCCTCTCATAGGTGTTTACGACTCGCAAAGCCCGGGTATGGTGTATGCCACTACGAGCGCTGGTACACTTACGCTGCGTTTCACCAGCGACAATGTCTATCAGGACAACGGTTTTGCGGCTACCATTGCCTGCGTTACTTCCATTCCGCAGGCTGATTTAGCTATCCAGGGAGCTTCTGCACAACCATTAGCTATAGTACCTGGCAATTCTCTGTCGGTGAACTGTACAGTCTATAACCTGTCGGGGACAAATGCTCAAACTAGTAGTGTGGGATATTATTTATCGTCGGACGCTACGTTGAGTGCCAACGATATACTGTTAGATAAGTCGGCAGGCGGCCTGTTAGGTGGTAATCAGTCATCATACCGCTCGGCTACGTTGTCCGTGCCTCCTGCTACGCTGCCAGGCAGCTATTATCTGCTGTTTGCAGCCGATTACTTGGGCTTAGTAAACGAAAGCAATGAAAATAATAACGTTGCTAGTATTTCGGTGAACGTGGTGCCGCCTAGTACTGATCTTGTGGTTCAGCAAACCAACGTAAATACGCCTAATACGGCACCAGGTAACTCTCTAAGCTTGTCGTGCACGATAGCAAACCAAGGCAATGCCCCCGCCAATTTCAGTAGCGTGGGCTACTACATCTCCACAGATATAGCCCTTGATGCTAATGATCAGCTGTTAACTTCCTCGTTTGGAGGGCAGCTGACGCCTAGCTACAACCAATACCGTAGTGCTACAACCAACGTACCCCCGGACTTACACCCGGCAATTATTACATCTTGTTCGCAGCGGATTATCAAAATGTAG
- a CDS encoding FtsB family cell division protein: protein MRIPGFLRSFYFYVGVSFLVWMLVFDANDFVKQYDMYAKLQELQAERNYYLENIETVKKERAELLSSPELLEKFARERYIMKRPSEDVFILVPHQEEN, encoded by the coding sequence ATGCGCATTCCAGGATTCCTACGCAGCTTTTACTTTTATGTAGGCGTTAGCTTTCTGGTGTGGATGCTGGTGTTTGATGCCAACGACTTCGTAAAGCAATACGATATGTATGCTAAGCTGCAGGAACTGCAGGCCGAGCGTAACTATTATTTAGAGAATATCGAGACAGTGAAAAAAGAGCGGGCCGAGTTGCTTAGCAGCCCGGAGTTATTAGAAAAATTTGCCCGCGAGCGATATATTATGAAACGCCCTAGTGAAGACGTATTTATCCTGGTGCCTCACCAAGAGGAAAACTAG